Proteins encoded within one genomic window of Mycolicibacterium monacense:
- the acnA gene encoding aconitate hydratase AcnA, giving the protein MSSKDSSINSFDARDTLTVGDKSYEIYRLDAVPGTDKLPYSLKVLAENLLRTEDGANITKDHIEAIANWDPEADPSIEIQFTPARVIMQDFTGVPCIVDLATMREAVGDLGGDPQKVNPLAPADLVIDHSVIADLFGTANAFERNVEIEYERNGERYQFLRWGQGAFDDFKVVPPGTGIVHQVNIEYLASVVMERDGVAYPDTCVGTDSHTTMENGLGVLGWGVGGIEAEAAMLGQPVSMLIPRVVGFKLTGERRAGVTATDVVLTVTEMLRKHGVVGKFVEFYGEGVAEVPLANRATLGNMSPEFGSTAAIFPIDDVTIDYLRMTGRSDEQLALVEAYAKEQGMWHDPSREPKFSEYIELDLSDVVPSIAGPKRPQDRIALDDAKSAFRKDIHNYVENGNSAAHSNVDEAVEETFPGSDPVSLSFAEEDAVEVVSAANGAEGRPTKPVTVKSDERGEFVIDHGAVVIAAITSCTNTSNPEVMIGAALLAKNAVEKGLTSKPWVKTTMAPGSQVVTDYYEKAGLWPYLEKLGFFLVGYGCTTCIGNSGPLPEEISKAVNDNDLSVTAVLSGNRNFEGRINPDVKMNYLASPPLVIAYALAGSMDFDFENDCLGTDEDGNPVFLKDIWPSQQDINDTIASAINTEMFKKNYADVFKGDERWRNLPTPSGDTFEWADDSTYVRKPPYFDGMPAEPQPVSDITGARVLALLGDSVTTDHISPAGSIKPGTPAAQYLESHGVEKKDYNSYGSRRGNHEVMIRGTFANIRLKNQLLDDVSGGYTRDFTNGGEQAFIYDAAQNYAEQDIPLVVLGGKEYGSGSSRDWAAKGTSLLGVRAVITESFERIHRSNLIGMGVIPLQFPEGESAASLKLDGTETFDITGIEALNEGKTPKTVHVKASKEGGETVEFDAVVRIDTPGEADYYRNGGILQYVLRNMLKTK; this is encoded by the coding sequence GTGAGCAGCAAGGATTCGTCGATAAACTCGTTTGATGCCCGTGACACCCTGACCGTCGGGGACAAATCGTACGAGATCTACCGCCTCGACGCCGTTCCCGGCACCGACAAACTGCCGTACAGCCTCAAGGTGCTCGCGGAGAACCTGCTGCGCACCGAGGACGGCGCCAACATCACCAAGGACCACATCGAGGCCATCGCGAACTGGGACCCCGAGGCCGATCCGAGCATCGAGATCCAGTTCACCCCGGCCCGCGTCATCATGCAGGACTTCACCGGCGTGCCCTGCATCGTCGACCTCGCCACCATGCGTGAGGCGGTCGGCGACCTCGGCGGGGACCCGCAGAAGGTCAACCCACTGGCTCCCGCGGACCTCGTCATCGACCACTCCGTGATCGCCGACCTCTTCGGCACCGCGAACGCCTTCGAGCGCAACGTCGAGATCGAATACGAGCGCAACGGCGAGCGCTACCAGTTCCTGCGCTGGGGACAGGGCGCGTTCGACGACTTCAAGGTGGTGCCGCCGGGCACCGGCATCGTGCACCAGGTCAACATCGAGTACCTGGCCAGCGTCGTGATGGAGCGGGACGGGGTGGCCTACCCGGACACCTGCGTGGGCACCGACAGCCACACCACGATGGAGAACGGCCTCGGCGTGCTGGGCTGGGGCGTCGGCGGCATCGAGGCCGAGGCGGCCATGCTCGGCCAGCCCGTGTCGATGCTCATCCCGCGCGTCGTCGGGTTCAAGCTGACCGGTGAGCGCCGTGCCGGCGTCACGGCCACCGACGTCGTGCTGACCGTCACCGAGATGCTGCGCAAGCACGGCGTGGTCGGCAAGTTCGTCGAGTTCTACGGCGAGGGCGTCGCCGAGGTGCCGCTGGCCAACCGCGCCACGCTGGGCAACATGAGCCCCGAATTCGGTTCCACCGCAGCGATCTTCCCGATCGACGACGTGACCATCGACTACCTGCGGATGACCGGCCGCAGCGACGAGCAGCTGGCTCTGGTCGAGGCGTACGCCAAGGAACAGGGCATGTGGCACGACCCGAGCCGTGAGCCGAAGTTCTCCGAGTACATCGAGCTGGACCTGTCCGACGTCGTGCCGTCGATCGCCGGGCCGAAGCGCCCGCAGGACCGCATCGCCCTCGACGACGCCAAGAGCGCGTTCCGCAAGGACATCCACAACTACGTCGAGAACGGCAACTCCGCCGCCCACTCGAACGTCGACGAGGCCGTCGAGGAGACGTTCCCGGGCAGCGATCCGGTGTCGCTGTCGTTCGCCGAGGAGGATGCGGTCGAGGTCGTCTCCGCCGCCAACGGTGCCGAGGGCAGGCCCACCAAACCGGTCACCGTGAAATCCGACGAGCGCGGCGAGTTCGTCATCGACCACGGCGCGGTCGTGATCGCCGCGATCACCTCCTGCACCAACACCTCCAACCCCGAGGTGATGATCGGTGCGGCGCTGCTGGCCAAGAACGCCGTCGAGAAGGGGCTGACCAGCAAGCCGTGGGTCAAGACCACCATGGCGCCGGGTTCGCAGGTCGTCACCGACTACTACGAGAAGGCGGGCCTGTGGCCGTACCTGGAGAAGCTCGGCTTCTTCCTCGTCGGCTACGGCTGCACCACCTGCATCGGCAACAGCGGTCCCCTGCCCGAGGAGATCAGCAAGGCCGTCAACGACAACGACCTGTCGGTGACCGCGGTGCTGTCGGGTAACCGCAACTTCGAGGGCCGGATCAACCCGGACGTGAAGATGAACTACCTGGCGTCCCCGCCCCTGGTGATCGCCTACGCGCTGGCCGGCAGCATGGACTTCGACTTCGAGAACGACTGCCTCGGCACCGACGAGGACGGCAACCCGGTTTTCCTCAAGGACATCTGGCCGTCGCAGCAGGACATCAACGACACCATCGCCTCGGCGATCAACACCGAGATGTTCAAGAAGAACTATGCCGACGTGTTCAAGGGTGACGAGCGGTGGCGCAACCTGCCCACTCCGAGCGGTGACACCTTCGAGTGGGCCGACGACTCGACCTACGTGCGTAAGCCTCCGTACTTCGACGGGATGCCCGCCGAACCGCAGCCGGTCAGCGACATCACCGGCGCGCGGGTGCTGGCCCTGCTGGGCGATTCGGTCACCACCGACCACATCTCCCCCGCCGGCAGCATCAAGCCGGGCACCCCGGCCGCGCAGTACCTCGAATCCCACGGCGTCGAGAAGAAGGACTACAACTCGTACGGATCGCGCCGCGGCAACCACGAGGTGATGATCCGGGGCACCTTCGCCAACATCCGGCTCAAGAACCAGCTGCTCGACGACGTGTCCGGCGGCTACACGCGGGACTTCACCAACGGCGGCGAGCAGGCGTTCATCTACGACGCCGCGCAGAACTACGCCGAGCAGGACATCCCGCTGGTGGTGCTGGGCGGTAAGGAATACGGTTCCGGCTCGTCACGTGACTGGGCGGCCAAGGGCACCAGCCTGCTGGGTGTGCGCGCCGTCATCACCGAATCGTTCGAACGCATCCACCGCTCGAACCTGATCGGCATGGGCGTCATCCCGCTGCAGTTCCCGGAGGGTGAGTCGGCGGCGTCGCTGAAGCTCGACGGCACCGAGACGTTCGACATCACCGGCATCGAGGCGCTCAACGAGGGCAAGACACCGAAGACGGTGCACGTGAAGGCGTCGAAAGAGGGTGGCGAGACGGTCGAATTCGATGCAGTGGTGCGCATCGACACCCCCGGTGAGGCCGACTACTACCGCAACGGCGGCATCCTGCAGTACGTGCTGCGCAACATGCTGAAGACCAAGTAA
- a CDS encoding TetR/AcrR family transcriptional regulator, whose amino-acid sequence MPRVTDDHLAARRRQILDGARRCFARYGYDKATVRRLEDTIGLSRGAIFHHFRDKDTLFFELAREDAERMADVASREGLIQVMRDLLAAPDQFDWLATRLEIARKLRNDPVFHQGWEERSAELSAATTARLHRQKEAGRLRNDVPSEVLQTYLDLVLDGLVARLASGDDPKKLGAVLDLVEASVRQQGSGVS is encoded by the coding sequence ATGCCCCGGGTCACCGACGACCATCTGGCGGCGCGCCGCCGTCAGATCCTCGACGGCGCCCGGCGCTGCTTCGCGCGATACGGATACGACAAGGCGACCGTGCGGCGGCTCGAAGACACCATCGGGCTGTCGCGCGGCGCCATCTTCCACCACTTCCGGGACAAGGACACGCTGTTCTTCGAACTGGCCCGCGAAGACGCCGAGCGGATGGCCGACGTCGCCTCCCGCGAGGGGTTGATCCAGGTCATGCGTGACCTGTTGGCGGCGCCCGACCAGTTCGACTGGCTGGCCACCCGGTTGGAGATCGCGCGCAAGCTGCGCAACGATCCGGTGTTCCACCAGGGGTGGGAGGAGCGGTCCGCCGAGTTGTCCGCCGCCACAACGGCGCGGCTGCATCGGCAGAAGGAGGCCGGCCGGCTACGCAACGATGTTCCCAGCGAGGTGCTGCAGACCTACCTCGACCTGGTTCTCGACGGGCTGGTCGCCCGGCTGGCCTCCGGCGACGACCCGAAGAAGCTGGGCGCGGTGCTCGACCTCGTCGAGGCGTCCGTGCGCCAGCAGGGCTCCGGCGTCAGCTGA
- a CDS encoding ABC-F family ATP-binding cassette domain-containing protein, whose protein sequence is MITATDLEVRAGARTLLSIDGAALRVQPGDRIGLVGRNGAGKTTTMRILAGEGEPYAGTVTRSGEVGYLPQDPREGDLDMLARDRVLSARGLDTLLSDLEKQQALMAEVADDAARDKAVRRYGELEERFAALGGYAAESEAGRICASLGLAERVLTQPLRTLSGGQRRRVELARILFAASDTGSGSDTTLLLDEPTNHLDADSIGWLRTFLQNHSGGLVVISHDVELLAAVVNRVWFLDAVRGEADVYNMGWQKYLDARATDEQRRRRERANAEKKASALRTQAAKMGAKATKAVAAQNMLRRAERMISELDEERVADKVAKIRFPTPAVCGRTPLVGKGLTKTYGSLEIFTGVDLAIDKGSRVVVLGLNGAGKTTLLRILAGVEKADAGDIEPGHGLKLGYFAQEHDTIDGNASVWENIRHAAPDTGEQDLRGLLGAFMFTGPQLDQPAGTLSGGEKTRLALAGLVASTANVLLLDEPTNNLDPASREQVLDALRSYQGAVVLVTHDPGAAEALEPQRVVLLPDGTEDYWSEEYRELIELA, encoded by the coding sequence GTGATCACCGCAACGGACCTCGAGGTCCGCGCCGGGGCGCGCACGCTGCTCTCCATCGACGGCGCCGCCCTGCGTGTGCAACCCGGCGACCGGATCGGGCTCGTCGGCCGCAACGGCGCGGGCAAGACCACGACGATGCGCATCCTCGCCGGCGAAGGCGAACCCTACGCGGGCACGGTCACCCGCAGCGGCGAGGTGGGCTATCTGCCCCAGGACCCGCGCGAAGGCGACCTCGACATGCTGGCTCGCGACCGGGTGCTCTCGGCGCGCGGTCTGGACACCTTGCTCTCCGACCTGGAGAAACAGCAGGCGCTGATGGCCGAGGTCGCCGACGACGCCGCCCGCGACAAGGCGGTGCGACGCTACGGCGAGCTCGAGGAGCGGTTCGCCGCGCTCGGCGGATACGCCGCGGAGAGCGAAGCCGGCCGCATCTGCGCAAGCCTCGGACTGGCAGAACGGGTGCTCACCCAGCCGCTGCGGACGCTCTCGGGCGGCCAGCGACGGCGCGTGGAGCTGGCCCGCATCCTGTTCGCGGCGTCCGATACGGGTTCAGGGTCGGATACGACCCTGCTGCTCGACGAGCCCACCAACCACCTCGACGCGGACTCGATCGGCTGGTTGCGCACCTTCCTGCAGAACCACTCCGGTGGACTCGTGGTGATCAGCCACGACGTCGAACTGCTCGCCGCGGTGGTGAACCGGGTGTGGTTCCTCGACGCCGTCCGCGGCGAGGCCGACGTCTACAACATGGGCTGGCAGAAGTACCTCGACGCCAGGGCCACCGACGAGCAGCGCAGGCGCCGGGAACGGGCCAACGCCGAGAAGAAGGCCTCCGCGCTGCGCACGCAGGCCGCCAAGATGGGCGCGAAAGCGACCAAAGCCGTTGCCGCACAGAACATGCTGCGGCGTGCCGAGCGCATGATCTCCGAGCTCGACGAGGAGCGCGTGGCCGACAAGGTGGCCAAGATCAGGTTCCCCACGCCTGCGGTGTGCGGCCGCACGCCGTTGGTGGGCAAGGGGCTCACCAAGACCTACGGCTCGCTGGAGATCTTCACCGGCGTCGACCTGGCGATCGACAAGGGTTCTCGCGTCGTCGTGCTCGGGCTCAACGGTGCCGGTAAGACCACGTTGTTGCGGATCCTGGCCGGGGTGGAGAAGGCCGACGCCGGTGACATCGAACCGGGTCACGGCCTGAAGCTGGGGTACTTCGCGCAGGAACACGACACCATCGACGGCAACGCCTCGGTGTGGGAGAACATCCGGCACGCCGCACCCGACACCGGCGAGCAGGATCTGCGCGGACTGCTCGGGGCGTTCATGTTCACCGGCCCGCAGCTCGACCAGCCGGCGGGCACGCTGTCCGGCGGTGAGAAGACCCGGCTGGCGCTGGCCGGTCTGGTCGCGTCCACGGCCAACGTGCTGCTGCTCGACGAACCCACCAACAACCTGGACCCGGCCTCGCGTGAGCAGGTCCTCGACGCCCTGCGCAGCTATCAGGGCGCCGTCGTGCTCGTCACCCACGACCCCGGCGCCGCCGAGGCGCTGGAACCCCAGCGGGTGGTGCTGCTGCCCGACGGCACCGAGGATTACTGGTCCGAGGAGTACCGAGAGCTCATCGAGCTCGCCTAG
- a CDS encoding helix-turn-helix domain-containing protein, with product MKKSEKSREELLNELRAEYEGGASIRALVAKTGRSYGSIHSMLRESGTTMRSRGGPNHRSRRASVS from the coding sequence ATGAAGAAGTCTGAAAAGTCCCGGGAAGAACTACTCAACGAGTTGCGGGCCGAATACGAGGGGGGCGCGAGCATCCGCGCACTGGTGGCCAAGACCGGCCGTTCGTACGGGTCGATCCACAGCATGCTGCGCGAGTCGGGTACGACGATGCGCAGCCGCGGTGGGCCGAACCACCGTTCGCGTCGCGCCAGCGTCAGCTGA
- a CDS encoding enoyl-CoA hydratase, translating to MLCVTAEDSYVLVDRPRPRVAVVTLNRPERMNSMAFDVMVPLCDVLNELTYDNDVRAVVLTGAGRGFSSGADHKSAGSVPHVDGLTRPSYGLRSMEILDDVILGLRKMHQPVIAAVNGAAIGGGLCLALAADIRVAASGAYFRAAGINNGLTASELGLSYLLPRAIGSSRAFEIMLTGRDVDAEEAQRIGLVSRTVPEQDLLDVCCEMAERIAAFSRPGVELTKRTLWSGLDAASLEAHMQAEGLGQLYVRLLTANFEEAVAARKEKRPPVFTDDKP from the coding sequence GTCGCGGTCGTGACGCTCAACCGCCCCGAGCGGATGAACTCCATGGCCTTCGACGTCATGGTCCCGCTGTGCGACGTGCTGAACGAGCTCACCTACGACAACGACGTGCGCGCGGTCGTGCTGACCGGTGCGGGCCGGGGATTCTCCTCCGGCGCCGACCACAAATCGGCCGGTTCGGTGCCGCACGTCGACGGGTTGACCCGGCCGTCCTACGGGCTGCGGTCGATGGAGATCCTCGACGACGTCATCCTGGGGCTGCGCAAGATGCATCAGCCCGTCATCGCCGCGGTCAACGGCGCCGCGATCGGCGGCGGGCTCTGCCTGGCGCTGGCCGCCGACATCCGGGTGGCGGCATCCGGGGCGTACTTCCGGGCAGCCGGCATCAACAACGGCCTGACCGCCAGCGAACTGGGCCTGAGCTATCTGCTGCCCCGGGCCATCGGCTCCTCGCGCGCGTTCGAGATCATGCTGACCGGCCGCGACGTCGACGCGGAGGAGGCGCAGCGCATCGGGCTGGTGTCGCGCACCGTCCCCGAACAGGACCTGCTCGACGTCTGCTGCGAGATGGCCGAGCGCATCGCGGCGTTCTCCCGTCCCGGTGTCGAACTGACGAAACGCACGCTCTGGAGCGGTCTGGACGCCGCCAGCCTCGAGGCGCACATGCAGGCCGAAGGTCTCGGCCAGCTCTACGTCCGCCTGCTCACCGCGAACTTCGAGGAGGCGGTCGCCGCGCGGAAGGAAAAGCGGCCCCCGGTCTTCACCGACGACAAACCGTGA